The DNA sequence aaaataaaataaaataaaataaacttataATTAGGATGAGCATTTGGTTAATTTGGttttaaattgaaccgaaccaaataaatcaaaaactaaaattttgatatttataaaaattaaaccgaatcaattttagtcaaaaattaaatcaaatcgaactggtctaattcaatttgatttaaatatcgaaatattttaactttaatatgatctaatcaccatatattattgaaaataatatactattatcactaatcagtttgatttaattttttaaatttttttctaattaaaattcaaccaaatcgaaataattgaaattttttatattaaaaatcaaaccgaaatgaataaaaaactgaactgaattttcaaattaattcgattcaattttttcgatttgaacttaATATACGTCgttcaaataaataataattttaaaataattaaaaaataaaagtgattttttacctattttattttaaaatatttaattaataaaaaattcaataaaaatatactattttatatattttaaaaagttaatcaTAGCATGAGATAATATAAACTAGAAATTCACTAACACATATATAAATTCCATTATTATTACCAGTGATAACTTAACAATAATAAACAAATacaaaatgtataaattattcaATCGAAGCTTATCTCATATTTCTTACATTCAATGAATCTCCCCCTTCTATCAAAACGGTTTAacaatattttagaaaattcatATTCCTCATGtggttattttaatttcatttcatatttattataaaatatttcaaaatttaaatatataaatttccattcaaatatttgaattaataattataaagtttCCCTTCTAATTAGTTATATATtatcatttgaaaattaatcAAAGTCCACCCTTAattgttaataaaaattaaaaaaaaatgttttcaacggaaacttaatttttatatgtgcCGTCTCACTGCTTCttcaagcaaataaattttaaaaataaaaaaaagtgaatatttaattaaatgtcggcaatatttttatgttattatgatataaattataaattaagtgACCACACTATCCTAGTATGAAGTTCTGAGTGACATATAAGGAAGAGTTATTAATTACGTTGacctttaaataattaaattggaatatttatatattttgacttaggaattaaaatcaattaaaatttaaaactaattaagCCAAATACTATCCGTCGAATGGTTCAGGGGGTGGAATTAAGTAGACGCGTGCTTGGCATGGCTctctttgttatttatttatttattttagtggtTCATGGGTAGGCATTAACTACAAAcagattaaaataatttaaggatatttttaaaataaatcaatagaAGGACATGAGAATTtagatttataaaatttgaaaattttttaaaaaataagaaattaagtcTTGATAATTGTTCCATTAGAAAGGAGGGGTAATTATGGAAAATTAGCATTTGAAACCAGAAGTAAGCATAGCATCCATGGCCATAATAACAAAATGAGAATGtgaatttttgaattaaataaaaaaataaaaactcttataATATAGAAGTGGCAGACAAAGGGTGCTGATAGAATCACAATGTCAACAGGATATTGAAGTTTAGGCTGACGTCAAATTATTAATAATGCTTAgtttaacaaaaataataaatatttatttccttAAATAATCTAAATCAGCAGCTATTTAAACCCACGAACTCTCAAACTGAACCAAAAGCCATACAAACAAAGAAAAGACTTGTACAGCAAAAGacttagagagagagagagagagagagagagagcgacGGGCTACTTGCAAGAAACAAGAACCTCACTTCTACAACGATTTGGTCTCCTCCCATGGCTTTGATTCAATCCCCTTAATGATTTTAGCTTCAGTCTCCCTGGTTAGTTTCTTAGAAGCTTTTTATTGCCAATTTGCTTTGAGATGTTTCTGTTTTCTCTTGtatttctttctttgttttccTTTTGGCTTCGTTGGCCTCGTTTTGGTCTAGCTTTGGTTTCGCAGAGGTATTTTGGCTGTTGTGTATGGTTTCCTCTGCTTCCCTAATCCTTACTCTTTTgtcttattaataaaaattttatcagcTAATCAGAAAAACAAGAACCTCATTTCGGCGTTCAAGATGATTGCATACCTAGAGAGATTCATCCACGAGAACGACACTGAATCTATACAAGACGACCGCCTGCCCCCCATATGCCAATCTCTAGACCTCCAAGGCAGCATCAATTGCGTGGCTACTGGCTTAGCTGGTAAAGATTTTGGCGGCATGTATTCTTTTAATCCCTTGGCTATAATCAGGCCAGCTGGAGCCGATGACGTAGCGAGGGTAGTCAAAGCAGCGTACCGGTCACCTAATATGACGGTGGCAGCGAGAGGTAATGGCCACTCCATCAACGGTCAAGCCATGGCCGATGGTGGTGTCGTGATAGACATGCGCTCCACTGGAGATAACTACTTCAAGATTGTGAGAATGAATGGGGAAATCTTTGTTGATGTGTCCGGAGGGGCATTATGGGAAGATGTGCTAATACGGTGCGTTTCCGGGTTCAATCTTGCTCCTAGGTCGTGGACTGATTATCTCGGGCTAACCGTTGGGGGGACGTTATCTAACGCCGGCGTTAGTGGGCAAGCCTTCCGTTACGGACCGCAAACGTCAAACGCGAGAGAGTTGGACGTGGTAACGGGAAAAGGCGACATATTGACATGCTCCGAAACGGAAAATTCTGAACTCTTCTTCGGAGCCTTGGGTGGTCTGGGTCAGTTCGGTATCATAACCAGGGCCAGAGTGAAGTTGCAGTCAGCACCGGACATGGTGggtatttatttattcttaaaTTTCTTCAATTCTTAAATGATTTTGCAAAATCTAGTCactctacttttttttttttttttgctttaccAGAAATTTTAGTTTTGCTTATGGAGGCTTATTATTTATTAAGATCGTTATTGTGATTAGGTGAGATGGATAAGACTGGTGTATTCCGAGTTCGAAGACTTCACCAGGGACGCAGAGTGGCTGGTCACTCGTCCAGACGGCATGTCGTTCGATTACGTTGAAGGGTTCGTGTTCGTGAACAATGATGACCCCGTAAACGGTTGGTCTTCGGTGCCGTTGGACCCAGACTGGGGGTTTGACCAGACCGCCATTCCTCCAACCGCCGGCTCTGTTCTTTACTGCCTTGAAGTGGCTCTACACTATCAAAACAGTGACCATCCATCAGCCGTTGATACGGTAACTAACTCACCAATCTCATTTCCCTTATCATATCATACAATCTACTGCATTCATTCTCACAGCATCCCCATTGCAACCTAATGCAGAATTCGTTGGATTAAGCCCGACGACGCATACCATACTAAAAAGAATTTTACTAGAACGTAGGGCCATGCCATGTCCAGTGATGACTGAGGTTTGACCTAGGTTGTTGCTAAGTTGGCCCCCGCACATAAAAAACTGTCCCGCCGGACGGACAGTGTAAAAGTCAAAAGACACCAAATCAGTTACACGTGTACGATGCTGAGAGATGGATTAAACGATACCGTAAAAtgaaaaacaataaataaaatgtttCTATTTGAAACTGACTATACAGTGTTATA is a window from the Manihot esculenta cultivar AM560-2 chromosome 16, M.esculenta_v8, whole genome shotgun sequence genome containing:
- the LOC110603861 gene encoding cytokinin dehydrogenase 7, which produces MIAYLERFIHENDTESIQDDRLPPICQSLDLQGSINCVATGLAGKDFGGMYSFNPLAIIRPAGADDVARVVKAAYRSPNMTVAARGNGHSINGQAMADGGVVIDMRSTGDNYFKIVRMNGEIFVDVSGGALWEDVLIRCVSGFNLAPRSWTDYLGLTVGGTLSNAGVSGQAFRYGPQTSNARELDVVTGKGDILTCSETENSELFFGALGGLGQFGIITRARVKLQSAPDMVRWIRLVYSEFEDFTRDAEWLVTRPDGMSFDYVEGFVFVNNDDPVNGWSSVPLDPDWGFDQTAIPPTAGSVLYCLEVALHYQNSDHPSAVDTVVNSLLGRLRFIEDLKFQVDITYVEFILRVKQVEEHARANEIWDSPHPWLNLFVSKKDIVDFDRMVFKRLLKEGIGGPMLIYPLLRSKWDNRTSVKIPDEGEIFYLVALLRFTPPYSKGSYVEKLASQNQEIVQLCVKNGFDFKLYLPHYHSQDDWKRHFGNQWSRFVDRKASFDPMAILAPGQKIFKRVISHS